Proteins encoded together in one Shewanella oneidensis MR-1 window:
- a CDS encoding Crp/Fnr family transcriptional regulator — MLIKAKKNLTDRLAYFGATKDEISILLNAIQIKKLNEGDIFCSTGSSKGICYLASGTIITRYNFGEGLEIIPSNTTENTFLFTSLPDLIDDSRCDYICLEEALILHWNPSILDKVLKDNRKLEKELLKLFIKKIIFMNELGYLRTLLSKRDYIILTMILMFSVDVKNKDPSYSVGQQIMCNHVGVTRQFYSSFIHNLEHKGIIKTEYKKITLLNIAALKAELSVDISSYFTEKLKGF, encoded by the coding sequence ATGCTCATTAAGGCAAAAAAGAACTTAACCGATAGGTTGGCCTATTTTGGTGCTACTAAAGATGAAATATCTATTTTGTTGAATGCTATTCAGATAAAAAAACTGAATGAGGGTGATATATTTTGTTCTACCGGAAGTTCAAAAGGCATTTGTTATCTTGCAAGCGGTACAATAATCACTCGATATAATTTTGGCGAGGGACTTGAAATAATCCCATCAAATACAACTGAAAACACATTTTTATTTACCTCACTCCCTGATTTAATTGATGATAGTCGTTGTGACTATATCTGCTTAGAAGAAGCACTTATTCTTCATTGGAATCCATCAATATTGGATAAGGTTCTCAAAGACAACCGAAAATTAGAAAAAGAACTACTTAAACTATTCATAAAAAAAATTATTTTCATGAATGAACTAGGATATTTAAGAACGTTACTTAGCAAAAGAGACTACATTATTCTAACTATGATATTGATGTTTTCAGTCGATGTAAAAAACAAAGACCCAAGCTATTCTGTTGGACAACAAATTATGTGCAATCACGTTGGTGTGACTCGACAGTTCTACAGTAGTTTTATTCATAATCTGGAACACAAAGGCATCATAAAAACTGAATATAAAAAAATTACACTTTTAAACATTGCAGCATTAAAAGCAGAGTTGTCAGTTGATATCTCGTCATACTTCACAGAAAAACTCAAAGGTTTCTAA
- a CDS encoding dimethyl sulfoxide reductase subunit A: MKRRAFLKMSASCAAAATVVGCGSDKNPVLKPEVSPEQVPEISKLSACIGNCFQTCPLRVYSRNGIITRIESESGGDIKFVDNWSVDGAHHEIRPCLKGRAQKQKAYSADRVKYPMKRVGPRGSGQYVRISWDEAINTVAQELSTKITTYGAQSIYLPVATGDYDYQVDGMYAAMMFLHEITKKKIPLYIPEMDFTMELDASGYLMYHDSYSAAQMKDAVKSTFGWDDLWGTGNTLLDVKNGTDLMICFGYNPMESRMGGAGSAYDYTNLKRQFGFKTIYIEPRYTDTMVVCDDQWVPIRPGTDAALAEAIAYVWIAEMDEAPLDMAFLQSKVYGYGAEAAFDHYPELPLAKSYKGHILGLDDGQAKTPEWAAAITGIPVDTIRALASEIAAAKTPFFIQGWGIQRAQNGENAARSLFMLPILLGKVGDKGTNFCSVPGAKTYAKPIVAGMEADSVGNSVGSAVINGTEFTIPGYKWLEGVQRPLNSRDDGLRHMLGEEQKKDHDNILELKNPIKFIFGNACGTTLNQTADINHTLDILNNAPEAQDLFILAIDHMFSPSAKMADIILPCITNLENSDIVTNKLDHDSGMMVYSYVFERAIEPMYEAKSTWEICRLLAARMGVEHSYARLKTQDEWVKWSFEHYAKKVPNLYNPEDTYESVLGRSPVRRIASENPLFKGLREFKYGGVTLNTPSKKIEAYSLTLLNRTRFEKFEETETSFIGKYIPATEGAEDNEFAAEYPFQLISWHHKGRVHSTHANYPWLKEANDQVAWINPLDAQRYGVVNGKKMTLTNPRDAKMVITAKVTTRVMPGVIAMGHGAWHQPDANGVDHGGSVNVLVSRKASPTARGIPANTARIRIVQA, translated from the coding sequence ATGAAAAGACGTGCATTTTTGAAAATGTCGGCCTCATGTGCGGCTGCTGCTACCGTTGTGGGTTGTGGTTCTGATAAAAATCCAGTATTAAAGCCAGAGGTATCGCCTGAGCAGGTGCCTGAAATATCCAAGCTTTCAGCATGTATTGGTAATTGTTTTCAGACTTGTCCATTAAGAGTTTATAGTCGCAATGGCATTATTACACGAATTGAATCTGAAAGCGGTGGTGATATCAAATTTGTGGATAACTGGAGTGTCGATGGTGCTCATCATGAAATTCGCCCTTGTTTAAAAGGTCGTGCACAAAAACAAAAGGCTTATAGTGCCGATCGTGTAAAATATCCCATGAAGCGTGTTGGACCAAGAGGCAGTGGCCAATATGTCCGCATTAGTTGGGATGAAGCTATTAATACCGTTGCCCAAGAGTTATCCACTAAGATTACTACTTATGGTGCACAATCCATTTATTTACCCGTAGCAACCGGAGATTATGATTATCAAGTCGATGGCATGTATGCGGCAATGATGTTCTTGCATGAAATAACCAAGAAGAAAATTCCACTTTATATTCCAGAGATGGATTTTACGATGGAGTTAGATGCATCTGGCTATCTCATGTATCACGATAGTTATTCGGCCGCGCAGATGAAAGATGCGGTAAAGAGCACCTTTGGTTGGGACGATCTGTGGGGAACGGGGAATACCTTACTCGATGTCAAAAATGGCACCGATTTGATGATTTGTTTTGGTTATAACCCGATGGAAAGTCGGATGGGCGGCGCGGGTTCTGCTTACGATTACACTAATCTGAAGCGTCAATTTGGATTTAAGACTATTTATATCGAACCACGTTATACCGATACTATGGTGGTTTGTGATGATCAGTGGGTCCCTATTCGCCCAGGTACCGATGCAGCGCTTGCTGAAGCAATTGCCTATGTATGGATTGCTGAGATGGATGAAGCGCCGCTGGATATGGCATTTTTGCAGAGTAAAGTTTATGGCTATGGCGCAGAAGCGGCTTTCGATCATTATCCTGAGTTGCCATTAGCAAAAAGTTATAAGGGGCATATTTTAGGGCTAGATGATGGCCAAGCTAAGACACCCGAATGGGCAGCAGCAATTACGGGGATTCCTGTCGATACCATTCGCGCACTGGCCAGTGAAATTGCGGCGGCAAAAACACCGTTCTTTATTCAAGGTTGGGGTATTCAGCGTGCCCAAAATGGTGAAAATGCCGCCCGTTCATTATTTATGTTGCCAATTTTGCTGGGCAAGGTTGGTGATAAAGGCACCAATTTCTGCTCTGTACCTGGCGCCAAAACTTACGCCAAACCGATTGTTGCAGGGATGGAAGCCGACAGTGTCGGTAATAGTGTGGGGTCAGCTGTCATTAATGGTACAGAATTTACCATTCCTGGCTATAAATGGTTAGAAGGGGTTCAGCGTCCACTTAATTCTCGGGATGATGGTCTGCGACATATGCTCGGGGAAGAGCAAAAAAAGGATCACGATAATATTCTCGAGTTGAAAAATCCGATTAAGTTTATTTTTGGTAATGCCTGTGGCACGACATTAAATCAAACTGCAGATATTAATCATACTTTAGATATTCTTAATAATGCGCCTGAAGCTCAGGATCTGTTTATTTTGGCGATAGATCATATGTTTTCTCCGAGTGCAAAAATGGCGGATATCATTTTACCTTGTATTACTAACTTAGAAAATTCTGATATTGTGACGAATAAGTTAGATCATGATTCGGGAATGATGGTGTATTCCTATGTGTTTGAACGTGCTATTGAACCTATGTATGAAGCCAAAAGTACTTGGGAGATTTGTCGATTATTAGCGGCACGAATGGGTGTTGAGCACTCTTATGCTCGCTTAAAAACGCAAGATGAATGGGTTAAATGGAGTTTTGAGCATTACGCTAAAAAAGTGCCTAATTTATATAATCCAGAAGATACCTATGAGTCGGTATTAGGCCGCAGTCCTGTGCGCCGTATTGCCTCTGAAAATCCATTATTTAAAGGATTGCGTGAATTTAAATATGGTGGCGTAACCTTGAATACTCCTTCTAAAAAAATTGAGGCTTATTCTTTAACATTATTAAATCGCACTCGATTTGAAAAGTTTGAAGAAACAGAGACCAGCTTTATTGGGAAATATATTCCGGCAACTGAAGGCGCTGAGGATAATGAGTTTGCTGCAGAATATCCGTTCCAGTTGATAAGTTGGCATCATAAGGGGCGGGTGCATTCAACTCATGCTAATTATCCTTGGTTAAAAGAAGCCAATGATCAAGTGGCGTGGATTAATCCACTTGATGCGCAGCGCTATGGTGTCGTTAACGGCAAAAAAATGACCTTGACCAACCCTCGCGATGCAAAAATGGTGATCACCGCCAAAGTCACTACGCGAGTCATGCCCGGCGTGATTGCCATGGGGCATGGGGCATGGCATCAACCGGATGCGAATGGGGTCGATCATGGCGGTAGTGTCAACGTGCTAGTTAGTCGCAAAGCTAGCCCGACAGCGCGTGGGATCCCCGCCAATACTGCGCGTATCAGAATTGTTCAGGCTTAA
- a CDS encoding DmsE family decaheme c-type cytochrome, which yields MVKKSILGLYFNMKKILLFKLIFISAFCLSSLTIAAENLESLLIKKFEEKQYSKSGADTCLTCHKKDEKVSSFFNSAHGISNQKGPMAGLQCETCHGPQGKHRGKNEPMITFGEQGNIDINKQNGICLSCHKNEMQSDWHNAAHQQQACSSCHNIHAEVDPILANAVSQNKVCADCHQAESHQTLMRSSHPLTNGQMTCTACHGAHGTINDVDLIKNNINQTCYTCHADKRGPLLWEHAPVVDDCTHCHNAHGSVNDNLLKTRAPLLCQQCHNGNPHAAVDQGIAGTNVFNSSGSCLNCHNQIHGSNHPSGNKLLK from the coding sequence TTGGTAAAAAAATCAATATTGGGATTGTATTTTAATATGAAAAAAATACTTTTATTTAAGCTAATATTTATTAGCGCTTTTTGCCTGTCATCGCTTACCATTGCTGCAGAAAATCTAGAGTCATTATTAATTAAGAAGTTTGAAGAGAAGCAATATTCTAAGAGTGGTGCAGATACCTGCCTCACCTGCCATAAAAAAGATGAAAAGGTTAGCAGTTTTTTTAATTCAGCCCATGGCATATCCAATCAAAAAGGGCCGATGGCAGGTTTACAATGTGAAACCTGTCACGGGCCACAGGGTAAGCATCGTGGAAAAAATGAACCAATGATCACCTTTGGTGAGCAAGGAAATATTGATATCAATAAACAAAATGGTATTTGTTTATCTTGCCATAAAAATGAGATGCAAAGTGATTGGCATAATGCAGCCCATCAGCAACAAGCTTGCAGTAGTTGCCATAATATTCACGCAGAGGTGGATCCTATATTGGCAAACGCAGTAAGCCAAAATAAAGTGTGTGCCGATTGCCACCAAGCAGAAAGTCATCAGACATTAATGCGTTCATCACACCCGCTAACAAATGGGCAGATGACATGTACTGCATGTCATGGAGCACATGGCACAATTAATGATGTTGATTTGATAAAAAATAATATTAACCAAACCTGTTATACCTGCCATGCGGATAAAAGAGGGCCACTGCTTTGGGAGCATGCCCCCGTCGTTGATGATTGCACCCATTGCCATAATGCTCACGGAAGTGTGAATGACAATTTATTAAAGACCAGAGCGCCATTGTTATGTCAGCAATGCCATAACGGTAATCCCCATGCTGCTGTGGATCAAGGCATTGCCGGCACGAATGTATTTAATAGTTCAGGTAGTTGTTTAAATTGCCACAATCAAATACACGGTTCAAATCATCCTTCTGGCAATAAGTTACTGAAGTAA
- a CDS encoding DMSO/selenate family reductase complex B subunit, giving the protein MQEPTQYGFYVDTTKCSGCKTCQVACKDRSDIEVGKQWRRTYEYCGGNWTADGQGAYHQDVFAYYISISCNHCSNPVCVKACPTGAMYKERSTGLVKVNQDLCIGCESCARACPYDAPQIDPQRKVMTKCDGCSDRVAKGLKPSCVMSCPQRALDFGLIAELKQQYGNDSDISGLPSSSITHPNLVLKVHAKSGQRGEIINITEV; this is encoded by the coding sequence ATGCAAGAACCAACCCAATACGGTTTTTATGTCGATACCACTAAGTGCAGTGGTTGCAAAACGTGTCAAGTGGCCTGTAAGGATCGCAGTGATATCGAGGTCGGTAAACAGTGGCGCAGAACCTACGAATATTGTGGTGGAAATTGGACTGCTGATGGGCAGGGTGCTTACCATCAAGATGTATTTGCCTATTATATTTCAATAAGTTGCAACCATTGTAGCAATCCGGTGTGTGTTAAAGCTTGCCCTACGGGGGCTATGTATAAAGAGCGCAGCACTGGCTTAGTGAAAGTGAATCAGGATCTGTGTATTGGCTGCGAAAGCTGTGCTCGTGCTTGTCCTTATGATGCACCACAGATCGATCCACAACGTAAAGTGATGACTAAGTGTGATGGTTGCAGCGACCGTGTTGCCAAGGGCCTCAAACCAAGTTGTGTGATGTCCTGCCCGCAGCGCGCCTTAGATTTTGGTTTAATTGCCGAGTTAAAGCAACAGTATGGCAACGATAGCGATATATCAGGTTTGCCATCATCTTCTATTACTCACCCAAATTTAGTGTTAAAGGTGCATGCTAAATCAGGGCAGCGTGGGGAGATTATTAACATCACAGAAGTGTAA
- a CDS encoding oxidoreductase associated protein encodes MSLLFTVNVQYAKSILSNRLSISMCSHPEIVDLFKGATTIASISSLISMAVFNEMDSARLDEFIRSPDMPLDDESFTQCLLFVANDVVNTVLITAKIEQAQQLIISMINIWLEINKQGAVTGQTPNLYQALLVASDVFAQINKNVSSSVKNMLSK; translated from the coding sequence ATGAGTTTACTGTTTACAGTGAATGTTCAATATGCTAAGTCAATACTATCTAATCGATTATCAATTAGCATGTGTTCCCATCCGGAGATTGTTGATCTTTTTAAAGGCGCGACGACGATAGCGAGTATTAGCAGTCTCATTTCTATGGCAGTGTTTAATGAAATGGATAGCGCTAGATTGGATGAGTTCATTCGTTCGCCTGATATGCCTCTGGATGATGAAAGTTTTACCCAGTGTTTACTGTTTGTTGCTAATGATGTTGTAAATACTGTGTTGATAACCGCAAAGATTGAACAAGCACAGCAGTTGATTATTTCAATGATCAATATTTGGTTAGAAATTAATAAGCAAGGAGCTGTAACCGGTCAAACACCTAACCTGTATCAAGCATTGTTAGTTGCGTCGGATGTATTTGCACAGATTAATAAAAACGTATCATCCTCAGTCAAAAATATGCTTTCAAAATAA
- a CDS encoding lipoprotein, whose translation MKVSKISNLVGLVVIGTTLIACSNNDDNNPTSPLETNYKYARTTIAPVDEIYYGRAHVKNEFAPYKGLTDEDAANDLLPAKARRNGSYAWGVAEYGNEVWFGSLNNGWCGWMMKHLKLPIYSTAFDSDILACNLVDIRRPGQLYIYDVTKGKTEIIDPSKFNNAAGQNYAYDITTGPTAIKDGQYVGEEAKTYGFRSAGQFDGIVFFVGHANLSQDASAAAEGFLRLFAFNAETRTYLGKADFPYDSVRRMTILKHPDGSQALYTFMGPDTSLGQAGTAGTVGLRWVGTKEAPLTGGDLHGFEVVTTADFNYEGLPGEFVQTPDEKGSSRLVVTTWAHPKLGKDEGYQGGRMLASNPMPQNGFSKADPINFEMIFSTDDYEVDANIAKGYEMGAMTMHNGYLYFGTMHVGHSGGYDKVKQAFPDVFPAVGDGEYSKTEQELSINSWRASSLFRMKMDKFLTPEQFKPELLYGYDKMWTFDGNVWAEKPNKLGLSPKFGPAGWGEPLNVYAWTAVTHNNKVYFGGFDLGSGIRDYYDLVRGVSTPQADERRLGLETKQPDSFCMGPNNCVGVEYIVSGKSWFDVAVNNPMFYIYEWAMKQPGAANKSGADLIVFEDLDNPAKVITYNGFGNSGNNGIRNASIIDGELYFGTSTYSNLGSNAGFEFYNVAEEQE comes from the coding sequence ATGAAAGTATCCAAAATTTCCAACTTAGTTGGATTAGTCGTAATTGGTACGACGTTAATCGCATGTTCTAATAATGATGATAATAATCCAACGTCACCGCTGGAAACTAATTATAAATATGCAAGAACCACCATCGCTCCTGTAGATGAGATTTATTATGGTCGAGCACATGTTAAGAATGAATTTGCACCCTACAAAGGCCTAACTGACGAAGATGCCGCTAATGATTTATTGCCCGCTAAGGCGCGTCGTAATGGTTCATATGCTTGGGGGGTTGCTGAATATGGTAATGAAGTCTGGTTTGGTAGCCTAAATAACGGTTGGTGCGGTTGGATGATGAAGCATCTTAAGTTGCCTATTTATAGCACGGCATTTGATTCAGATATTCTAGCCTGTAATTTAGTAGATATACGTCGTCCAGGTCAGCTATATATTTATGATGTTACTAAAGGGAAAACAGAAATAATTGACCCAAGCAAATTTAATAATGCTGCTGGCCAAAATTATGCCTATGACATCACTACTGGGCCTACAGCGATAAAAGATGGTCAATATGTTGGAGAAGAGGCCAAAACTTACGGTTTCCGCTCTGCAGGTCAGTTTGATGGCATCGTGTTTTTTGTGGGGCACGCCAATTTAAGTCAAGATGCTAGTGCTGCCGCTGAAGGTTTTTTACGGTTATTTGCTTTTAATGCGGAAACGCGTACCTATTTAGGTAAGGCGGATTTCCCTTATGATTCAGTTCGTCGTATGACCATCCTTAAACATCCCGATGGCAGTCAGGCCCTGTATACCTTTATGGGACCAGATACTTCATTAGGTCAAGCCGGAACAGCTGGTACCGTGGGATTACGCTGGGTGGGGACCAAAGAAGCGCCATTAACCGGTGGCGATCTACATGGCTTTGAAGTAGTAACTACGGCAGATTTTAATTATGAAGGCTTACCGGGTGAATTTGTACAAACACCGGATGAAAAGGGTAGTTCACGATTAGTGGTCACAACTTGGGCTCATCCTAAATTGGGTAAGGATGAAGGTTATCAAGGTGGCAGAATGTTGGCATCTAATCCTATGCCACAGAATGGTTTTAGTAAGGCAGACCCCATTAACTTTGAGATGATTTTCTCAACTGATGATTATGAAGTAGATGCAAACATTGCTAAAGGTTACGAAATGGGCGCAATGACTATGCATAATGGTTATCTCTATTTCGGTACTATGCACGTGGGCCACTCCGGTGGTTATGATAAGGTCAAACAAGCCTTCCCTGATGTCTTCCCAGCAGTTGGCGATGGCGAATACTCTAAAACAGAGCAAGAGTTATCGATTAATTCATGGAGAGCCTCCTCTTTATTTAGAATGAAGATGGATAAGTTTTTGACTCCAGAGCAGTTTAAGCCTGAGTTGCTTTATGGCTATGACAAAATGTGGACCTTTGATGGTAATGTTTGGGCTGAAAAGCCAAATAAACTGGGTTTAAGCCCTAAATTTGGCCCAGCAGGTTGGGGTGAGCCGTTAAACGTCTATGCTTGGACGGCAGTGACTCACAATAATAAAGTCTATTTTGGGGGCTTCGATTTAGGTAGTGGAATCCGCGATTATTATGATCTCGTTCGAGGTGTGTCAACTCCTCAGGCTGATGAGCGTAGGCTCGGTTTAGAAACTAAACAACCAGATTCTTTTTGCATGGGGCCTAATAACTGTGTTGGTGTTGAGTATATAGTTTCAGGAAAGTCTTGGTTTGACGTTGCGGTTAATAATCCGATGTTTTATATCTATGAATGGGCAATGAAGCAACCAGGGGCGGCGAATAAATCTGGGGCCGATCTTATCGTGTTTGAAGATTTAGACAATCCTGCTAAAGTGATCACTTATAATGGTTTTGGCAATAGCGGTAATAATGGTATCCGTAATGCCTCCATTATTGATGGTGAGCTGTATTTTGGCACCTCAACTTATTCGAATTTGGGCAGTAATGCTGGATTTGAATTTTATAACGTTGCTGAAGAACAGGAATAG
- a CDS encoding MtrB/PioB family decaheme-associated outer membrane protein — MKLSKTTIALAMAGFCFQAYALDTTFVNKEPQLVDIKNWTCKQCSEKTMSGNMQVGVAHTDSDNKRTLNSLGTTAGLDALVDANVKMRTGSQQLHAKAYMTDPNIAYGQVSIGEYGLYRASVFGSTKFQQDANNAYSAQYIDQNGLITNKAYRDDLYKQRDEFGFKVDLEFNLFDLNVFNGITYKYDNAYGNKALGLLQRQAPLKQKVQNIIKPYDTETNTLDAFVGLSGEQWQLKLDYSGSLFSNSIDAITDFNGNQLYADAPDNESHQLAVSGFMQLDNTLFAMNVARGVQQQDDDLLYHSDSDYLAWNGKVELSNNHLSIDHRFNTQWKVKGAFESSSREHSGARYQLGDYGQVTRLLDKEINKYNLSTQYQFNRELKSEVGFELKNTVRQDQEREEVDENQFWVKADYRFNPNLKLNAKLSYLQRDGSAYEANQLTSESSNAIIRKYYLADMEGGAFNFGANYTYQFLDLGVKTQYKYNDYIHTRLGLTESTSIGVDVYSNVTVNNQLRIYANAGVEQIDNNQSSGFESDLNWLADTQDSFVYVGAGAIYQELFDLPLSINMDYRYSESDSQSRIQPRASADYFNFTHQFDISLNYELSKSDSLSLSYRYERYFDTDAANVDIDAILGLTTLGLMDNNFNAHQVSFLYKKSF, encoded by the coding sequence ATGAAGTTAAGTAAAACGACAATTGCTTTAGCGATGGCAGGATTTTGCTTTCAGGCATATGCGCTTGACACGACATTTGTGAATAAAGAACCGCAATTAGTTGATATTAAAAATTGGACATGTAAACAATGTTCAGAAAAAACGATGTCAGGCAATATGCAAGTTGGTGTTGCCCATACCGATAGTGACAATAAGCGTACACTTAATAGCTTGGGGACGACAGCTGGCCTTGATGCACTTGTTGATGCGAATGTCAAAATGCGTACAGGTAGTCAGCAACTGCATGCTAAAGCCTATATGACAGATCCTAATATAGCCTATGGTCAGGTCAGTATTGGTGAATATGGCTTATATCGTGCGAGTGTCTTTGGATCTACAAAATTCCAACAAGATGCGAACAATGCTTATTCGGCTCAATACATCGATCAGAATGGGTTGATCACAAATAAAGCTTATCGTGATGATTTATACAAACAAAGGGATGAGTTTGGTTTTAAAGTTGACCTAGAGTTCAATTTGTTTGATTTGAATGTGTTTAATGGGATTACCTATAAGTATGACAATGCCTATGGCAACAAGGCTCTCGGTCTTTTACAGCGGCAAGCACCTTTAAAGCAAAAAGTTCAGAATATCATCAAACCCTATGATACAGAAACGAATACTCTAGATGCCTTTGTGGGATTGTCTGGTGAACAATGGCAATTAAAGCTTGATTACAGCGGTTCTTTATTTAGTAATTCAATTGATGCTATAACTGATTTTAATGGAAATCAGTTATATGCCGATGCGCCTGATAATGAAAGTCATCAATTGGCAGTAAGCGGTTTTATGCAGCTAGATAACACTTTATTCGCGATGAATGTTGCAAGAGGTGTTCAGCAACAAGATGATGACCTGCTTTATCATAGCGACAGTGATTATTTAGCTTGGAATGGTAAAGTCGAACTGAGCAACAATCACCTTTCAATTGATCATAGGTTCAATACTCAATGGAAGGTTAAAGGTGCTTTTGAGTCGAGCTCCAGAGAGCATTCAGGCGCGCGTTACCAATTAGGTGATTATGGGCAAGTTACGCGATTGCTGGATAAGGAAATTAATAAATACAATCTGAGTACTCAGTATCAGTTTAATCGTGAACTGAAGTCTGAAGTAGGCTTCGAATTAAAAAATACTGTACGCCAAGATCAAGAGCGTGAAGAGGTTGATGAAAACCAGTTTTGGGTAAAGGCTGATTATCGATTCAACCCTAATCTTAAGTTAAATGCAAAATTGAGTTATCTGCAACGTGATGGTTCGGCCTACGAGGCCAATCAACTCACCTCAGAGAGTAGCAATGCTATTATCAGGAAGTATTACCTGGCTGATATGGAGGGGGGGGCATTTAACTTCGGTGCAAATTACACCTATCAGTTTTTGGATTTGGGTGTCAAAACCCAATACAAATATAATGACTATATACATACTCGCTTAGGATTGACTGAAAGCACCAGTATCGGGGTGGATGTATATTCAAATGTAACGGTAAATAATCAGCTCAGAATTTATGCCAATGCAGGTGTTGAGCAAATTGATAATAACCAAAGCAGCGGCTTTGAAAGTGACCTAAATTGGTTAGCAGATACTCAAGACTCTTTTGTCTATGTTGGTGCGGGTGCCATATATCAAGAGTTATTTGATTTGCCGTTAAGCATTAATATGGATTATCGCTATAGTGAATCAGATAGTCAGAGCCGAATTCAACCGCGAGCGTCTGCTGATTATTTTAATTTTACGCATCAGTTTGATATTAGTTTAAATTATGAATTATCAAAGTCAGATAGCCTCTCATTGAGTTATCGTTATGAACGTTACTTTGATACTGATGCCGCGAATGTCGATATTGATGCTATTTTGGGTTTAACCACCCTGGGATTAATGGATAATAACTTTAATGCCCATCAAGTCAGTTTCTTATATAAGAAAAGCTTTTAA